TCCGATTTTCTTGTTCTATTATCTTCCTCTAATTAGGCGTTCTCTTGTGTACTAAGTGTTGCGCCCTTTTGCGCTtgtgatatatacaacattacttatcaaaaaaaaaaaatgtcagaaGTTACTTTATGCCTCCTATAAATTTTCCAGTTTAATCTTAGTATTTTCCTTAGGCATCCAAGATTGATTATTTGGTGGTTTATTTACTTTGGGCACATGTATTTGGGCATGCCATGCTAGTAAACTCAGTTGGTCAAGGAGAGGCATTCTgggtgtttcttttttctttttatgccTTTCATTTTACACCTTAGCATGCTTTTCATGATAAACATCAAGTTTTGTTCAGACTGTCATGCTACCATGTTAATTTCTGTGCTTGGAAAATTTTGAAGCTTGTTCAGCCTTtcttattttaatgtttttttggtTTGCTATGCAGGCTGTTTGATTTGTTGCCATACGAGTCCCATGGACTATGACTTGCATGAAGAGCAACAAGTGCCACCTGGTCTGCTCACTGGcataagttttaatttttctactcAGACAGATATAGTAAGTACTTTTAATTGGTTGATGCTTTAGCTGTTTATTTGGTGGTTTGCCAGTGCTTGTTTTTTCTTGCAAACCAGTAGCTGCcaatactaaataaataaaaaaatgatgaatatcTTTAATTAGGAATTGCAATGGGTTGCGTTAATTAATTTACCTGCTTGACCTCATTTATGGGTGAAGATTGGGGTTTAAGCTAATTTTGGGGCGAGGTTGGGTTTGAAGAATCAAACATGAGTACAGGTTCAGGTTTTGGTGAATTTTATTAGCTTGATGTCCCttcataaaattttgatataaacaggcagatatatgtttattttggtGCCTTTGGTTGGGAATGAAATCAATGGCATTTCAAGGGTGAGGAATTTAGATTTCTGgaaatttaattgaaaaggcACTTTCTTCTATTTCCTATAATGTGGGTGGTGGAGACAGAGGCTAGTTGACTTGTTGAAGAAACTTTTGTATTTTGATGGTTCTTTGATCTGGCTGTGTTATCTTAAATACTAATAATGAACTTTATGTGTGTCCCTTGGTGTCtttaataactttttatgtttttgtgttttagctTTTGTTTGATGTCGGTGTATTAGATAATATACTAATGCTTAACTTCCTTTGTGTCCTGTGGTGTtgttaaaaactttatttttttgcatcAGAAAATGCTACTATGTTGTGTCCCTTGGTgcatttaataaatttatttatcagaAAAATGGTACTATCGTTTCAAAATAGACATTTAATTGGGCTTGTGGGTCAATCTGTACATTCTTCTTATGATGCACAATGATGTGGGTTTGTGATGGAATTTGAAACGTGAATTGGGTTCCTTAGTGGGTTGCTGCATTCAATTGGTTAAGTTTCACTCTCTTCATAACTGGCTGGTCGCAATCCCTTATATATATCATACCCTAATATGCCAAATTGTGGCATGTGTTTGTTGGTAAGTTCTTGTCTTTGTAAACCATGgcctaaaattttatttattttgctattgAAGCATTCTTTGAGTCAATAATGCTATCTTCTGTCTGTTGATGATCCATTCAGTGTAATCGTGGCTTTTCCATGAAAGATCATTGAATCTCTTTTACTAGGAGTAGTAATCTAGATAatgttattcataaaataaaaacagttaACATTGTCATACTGTAACAGGAGAAGATATCTGTTATAGCGATTGATGCAGTCAGTGAGGTCACTGATCCTAAGTTGGGACTCCCAAATCCCTCTTCACAATGCTCCACATGTGGTGCCCATGATTTAAAATACTGCGAAGGTATGATTGGGCAAGTGATATTAAATATATGTTACATGATGGGTTCCTCTTCATACTTTTACTGGAAAATGCACtaaacatttattattattgatttttaaggTCATTTTGGGGTTATCAAATTTCCATTCACCATACTCCATCCTTATTATTTATCGGAAGTTGTAAAGATTTTGAACAGAATTTGCCCCGGATGTAAATCTGTCAGGCAAGAAGTAAAGGTCAAGGTCAGGTACCTCACTCTTTGTACAATAGAACTGTTGTTTTTTTGTGCAAGTCAAATTTTTCTCCACTTTACCAGAATGTGGttagatttatttatataatagaGCATGGAATGCGTTAAATTTGCATCGAAGTTtcttattgatttattttctgtCTTGAACTTGTTTCTGGCATTAATTGGGTTAAAACTAGCTGTATCAGCATTAATGTTAACATGAGAGCATCTCTTCCAAAAGATTTGTGTAAATCTGGTGTTGACCTTTGTGCAAACTACATCTGCCTATCTTACTTATGGAATTTTTTCCATTGTCTGATAAagaaatcctttttcttttcctaataaTATGTTTATtatgaaagaaaagtaaaaagcaTACTACTCAAGTACATAGAAAATATCCCAAAGGTCCCCTAATAACTTACAATTTAAAATTCGAAATGTCAGAAGAATTTGATGGAGAGGAAATCTTTGAACCTCCATCGCATCCACTCAAAAGCAATTCAGGAACATACTTTAGCTTATTGAGGGTAAGCTCATTAAAGTTTCTAATATTATACACCATCTTCACTGTCTAAAATTATTGTATTTGTGTAGATCTTTTGTGGATGATAAAGTTCTTGGCTACAAGTTATCATTACACATATATCTCTTCTTTGTGGATTGTAACGTGGGATACTTTAACTTTTAGATAAATGCATGTTTCCTAGTTGATTGCTTGTTGTTGATGGTGTTTTATGCTCGCCTTATTATGCATGTGGCAGGGTGGGAATTCAGTATCTAGCCATCCTCAACCTAAGAGTTGCAAATATTGTACTGTAAGTTTGCTATGCTcttattaatcttttttcttttcaagcctttgtgattttaaaatcatgCTTCCATAATAAACAGGGAAAGTCAATAGAGTGGTATCCAACAGTGAAGTTTAAAGTTTCCTCTACGGAACTCTTTAGAAATAGTGCAATTATAGCAGAGGTAAACGAAAAGTTGCCAAAGaagtttcaaaagaaaaattttagggGCTTGCCTGCTGATTTTTGGGATTTTATTCCAAAAGATgaacaacaagaagaaagtTGTTTGAAACCAAACAGAAGGGTTCTATCACATGCCCAGGTAACATGGCCTTCCAATATAGATGTCTCAATTCTGCAACCTTATTTGATCATTTGAATTATTGTGATTAGCGCATGATTACGTGCTGTTTTAAAATTGCATCCCTGAATAGTTATATTTGGAAGCCATTTTCATTTGACCATTTATCCAACTATAAAACACTATCACTCATATACATATAAAAACGCATTCATGTTGTAAAATTGTCGGTTGTTAAACTgagatttaaagaaaaagaaaaagaaaaagaaaaaaaaaaaagaaaaaaaaaacgaaaaaaactCTATGTTGAGGcagagtatgatattgatagtGTTAAATAAGGACTATAAAAGTGGAAATCTGGGGTTCATGTGCTGACTCCTCCCTTCCCCAGCCTTCTCCACTACTAATCCTATCTTTTTCTATCACTTACAAACTATAATATGGTTATGAATTTTATGTTGATATGCAGAGTTGAAAACTAAATGCAGGGAATCAATGgttatttgtattttctttgtggaAACCCAGAAGGAATGAGGTTTATTCTTAGCGacagttaattattttttcaattttattatatgGAAAGTAGTATGGCTTCTAAAGCATTGTGAAAGGCCATGGAATCCAAATCAAGCATTGTGGGTTTCTGCCTTCACTGTTATTCGCTTCCAAACaattgtttcttcttcttcttcctttttttccctcCCCCAAAATATTCTCTATGGAAATGAGAGACTATTATCTCCAAATTTGCTTATAGACAAAAAGAATGTAAGGGAAGGCTATTTATTTTACAAGGGATGTTTTGCTTTCTCATTAATCATCCATAATGTATCTCTTTCAATATGCAATTcctataattctttttttttttcctaccaaGAGACCATTCCTTCATGCTGTAGCTTCTAGAAGTGCAACTAAATCCTCTGAATTTGGATTTGTTACTACATTCTAACAATAGTACGACATGGCTGCTAACTTGCTATTTTTTATGGATCTGCTCAAATTTAATCAACCAATTAACCAATCTTCTAGAGGTGGAATCTATCTAATAATTTAATATCTTTATTCATCTGCTTAAATAGTTCTCTTAAGTACTGGCTAGTGGGTGATAGGAGAAAAGTAGTTAATGTATGTTCTAGTAGCTTTTGCAATCATCCCTAAGGATTAGGAAAATTTACTAGGCCTAAAGTACTTTTAGTAGTAAGTAACTAGGCCAAAACTACACCAACCAAGAGTATCACATCAAACCATATCGCTAGGATACTTTTACCATCTTTtttattcttcatttttctctgCAGACCATGCTTTGTTCTGTTCACCAATTTTGTTCAGAATTACTGAGCTGTTTGTTTGGCTTTGTTCTAATGGTTCTCACAGTCAGTCATTCTTCTAGTTCTTATGCTAACTTGAGGGTCTATGTTGTCCCCTCTTTTATGATGCCTTATTTTTGGTTTTCAGGTCCATTATTTGTTGGATGATATCGATCCAAAGCTGATCAAGAAGTTTGTTTTGAGGACAGATTCACTTTTTCTCAACTGTTTCCCAGTTACACCGAATTGTCATCGTGTGACTGAAGTTACACATGCATTTTCTAATGGACAGCGATTGATCTTTGTAAGAATTCTCTTTTTCACTGCTCTCCTTCACACATAATCTTGCAGAATTTCTCGTTTTCTACTTGTGCTGATTCTACCTGATTAAGCATTGCAGGATGAACGGACCAGGGCCTACAAGAAGTTGGTTGATTTTAGGGGGATAGCTAATGAGCTAGGTTCTCGTGCCCTGGACTGCCTGAAAATTTCGAAGGCAAGCTGCACAACCTTGATTTCTCCCAGTATTTGAGTAAGTTTTTTTGTGGATCATTATTCATTTTGcttatatatacttttaataTGCAGTTAAGCTCAGATGTGTCTTCAAATAAAGATTTGGTATATGGCCAGCAAACAAAAGGGGCAGATCCCTCACACTCTTCTGGGTTGAGATGGATGAAAGATGTTGTACTTGGGAAGCGGAGTGATCATTGTTTCCGCATGGTGGTTGTTGGTGATCCACATATCAAGCTCAGTGAAATTGGTATACCATGTCATGTTGCTGAGAGGTTGCATATTTCTGAGCGTTTGAACAGGTGGAACTTTGATAAGTTAAGTGATTGTTGTAGATTATGTTTCATTGAGAAGGGAGAGGTTTATGTTCGTAGAAAAGGTATTCTGGTTCGTGTGCGTCGTATCACTGAGCTCCAAATTGGGGACACTATATATAGGCCTTTGAATGATGGGGATATTGTGTTGATAAACAGACCTCCTTCTATACATAAACACTCCCTTATAGCTCTATGTGTTAAGATCCTACCAGTAACTTCAGTTCTTTCTATAAACCCACTTTGCTGTTCTCCTTTTCGTGGGGATTTTGATGGTGATTGTCTTCATGGCTATGTTCCTCAATCAATTGATGCCAGAGTTGAACTTAGTGAGCTTGTTGGTTTagataaacaattaattaatgggCAGAGTGGTAGGAACCTTCTTTCACTTAGTCATGATAGTTTAACTGCTGCTCATTTGGTCATGGAGGATGGTGTTCTCTTGAACCTTTTCCAAATGCAGCAGCTGCAAATGTTTTGCCCGCATCAACTTTTGTCACCAGCAGTTGTCAAAGTTCCCTCACTTAATAGTTTTGTTTGGACTGGCAAGCAACTATTCAGCATGCTTCTGCCTCAAGGGTTTGATTATGTTTTTCCTTCAAATGGTGTTTACATTAGTAATGGAGAGCTTTTGTCTTCTGAAGGATCTTTTTGGTTGCGTGACAATAATAGTAACCTTTTTCAAAGTCTGGTCAAACATTGCCAGGGTAAGGTACTTGACTTCTTGTATACTGCTCAGGAAGTTCTCTGTGAGTGGTTGTCAATGAGGGGCTTGAGTGTTTCACTTTTGGACTTATACCTCTCCTCTGACTCATGCTCGTGGAAAAACATGATGGATGAAATCCGTTGTGGGTTACAAGAAGCAGATCAGACGTGTAATTTCAAACAGTTGATGTTGGATTCTTGTCGTGATTTTCTCGTCGAAGGTGGCGAAGAGAATGCTGTGGTTCTTGATGTGGAGCGTTTGTGCTTTGAGAAGCAAAAATCTGCTGCGCTCAGTCAAGCTTCTGTTGATGCTTTCAAGCAAGTATTTCGGGATATCCAAAATTTAGTCTACAAGTATGCAGGTAAGGACAACTCCTTGTTGACTATGTTTAAGGCTGGAAGCAAGGGTAATTTGCTGAAATTGGTCCAGCATAGCATGTGTCTTGGCTTGCAACATTCACTGGTTCGACTATCATTTAGAATTCCCCACCAGCTCTCATGTGCTGCTTGGAATAATCAGAAGGAACTTGGTTCAGTCCAGAAGGTTGATGACACTCCTGAACATACTCGGTCTTACATTCCATATGCTGTTGTTGAGAATTCTTTTATAACTGGTTTGAATCCTCTAGAATGTTTTGTTCATTCAGTCACAAGTCGAGATAGTTCTTTTAGTGACAATGCTGATCTACCTGGGACTTTGAACCGTCGTCTTATGTTCTTAATGCGTGATTTGTACACAGCATATGATGGAACAGTGAGAAATGCATATGGTAATCAACTTATTCAGTTCTCTTATGATAGTAAGAAGGATGCATCTACTCCAAACAGCAGCACTGACGACTTGTTTGGTGGGAGCGTTGATGCTCATGATGGGATAGGTGGCCAGCCTGTTGGTTCATTTTCAGCTTCTGCCATTTCAGAAGCCGCATACAGTGCTTTGGACCAACCAATTAGCCTACTTGAAACTTCTCCACTGTTGAATCTGAaggtgttctctctctctctctctctctctctcaacagtTCAAGTATGGTTTCCATGCCATCTTGTTTTGGGGAAATATATGAGATAACCTGCAATAGCATTAACTAAATGTGTGCAAGTCAATTGTCAATTTGTCAGAATCATGTTTAATGAATTCTGTAAAATTACACTTCAACCAATGCACTTCACTGAATCTACTTTTAGTAAATGATTCCCTTCCCCTGCTTCACAAAAGAAACAATTGACCATTAAGACGTGTGTCCTACCACCCCTGTAATTTCTCATGATGCTCCAACTTTcctatttgatattttttcttatgtATTCTCCATTCTCCAAAATATTTTCGATCTATTTTTCATATTGGTGAAGACACTTGAGGTATTTTCTTGACCAAGATATGGACGACAATGAAACATACTCCTTAGCATGGTAATTAAAACCTTGAAGATGTAAAGACTTTGGTGACAGAGTGGCGGAAGATTGTGTTCAACACTTTATATACACATATTTGCCCATCATAGTTTGCttgtttctagttttttttttctttgataagtaatgaaaaaactttattaaaatagtTGCTTGTTTCTAGTATTGTAgattttttgacttcttgttttttttctttagattaggggttttttttgtatactccctgtgtattAGGGTTGTGCCCTTTTGCGCTTAATTAATGATATTGATAATGAAAATTACTTATAATTCCTGGCATTAGCTTGTTATGGTCTTTGGAGCTCATGCTCTAGTAGatcattgttttttcttttctctggaAGTGGGGCATGACCTGTCCATGGACTTCCATTACGTTGGTTACTTGCTATCTTCTATGCATATATGGGTTCATTGAATCCTCAGAGTGGTAAGTGATGTTTTTGCTGATTAAATGCATTACATATTGTTGTCTTTCGGGAATTCTTGACTAAACTTTTATGTTCTGATTTAATGGTACAGAATGTTCTGGAGTCTGGTTCGAAAAAACGTAAGACGGACAGAactatgtcaatttttttgtccAAGAAACTTGGAAGACGGAGGCATGGGCTCGAGTATGGAGCCTTAGAAGTTAAGAATCATTTGGAGAGACTAATATTTTCAGACATTGTGTCTACTGTCATGATAATGTTagttttcatttctctcttatTTGCTTAACTCCTGTTTCATGTTTTACTTTAACAATTGGtacatttttcttgttttcatttgatATTAATTTATCTGTTCTGTGGGTGTTAGCTTTTCCCCACAGACTTGTAGCAAGATGCATTTCAGTCCTTGGGTTTGCCATTTTCATATATGCAAGGTAGTGCTATTTGGAAATTCATATATTTTCTACATTAATGCAACTCCCGTATATCTGGTATAAATATGTGTACTTTCAGGAAATTGTGAGGAGAAGAGGACTAAAGGTGCATTCAGTCATCAATTCCCTCTACAGGAGGTGTAACTCTTCCAGAACAGAGTCAAAATTGAATCTTTCCAAAGCGCAAATAACAAGCAAGTAAGCTGCTTCTTTTGTGGAGCTAAAGATTTAGTTAACAGTTATAAAGGGGGATTTACAGTATATTCACTGCATTTTTAGTTTGAAACAGGAATATGTTCTTTGTCTACTGAGAATTGAAATTTTGCCAAAACTCATAACGTGGTAATTGGTTGAAAATAATATGCCTACCTATGGGAGTAATGTCACATGTTAACACGAACCAattaataaccaaaataaatgTCAAGCATAGGTGCTACTTATTACCATTTTATTAGTGCCTAAATTTCCGGAATTTTGAAGATAATTTGTTTTGGCTATTATATAAaagttttctaaatttttaagtGATATTCAATATCTATAATTTCTTAGAACAAGTGAATATGGTATTAACTTGCTGAGATTGTGTCAATTTGTTATTGTAATTCTATGATTATTTTTCATCTGGATATGTACAGATATAAATTATGAATTTGAACAGAGTAAATAAGAATTTGTTTAGAACAAAATGTTGCATAGCTGTTTTACATGTAAAGCGTATGACAATAACGAGCTGAATAACATTCACACCTCTCAACTATGGATCCCAGGAGAAAGCATCATTGAACTACATGCCTAGAGGAAGGCCTTTTTAACTTAAGTGAGTCATGCATCTGAATTTTAGTGCTAGGTCATGGAATGTAGCTGCTACACTCACTTTGAGTCATTCTCTTTGTTAGGTTGCTTTAGATGTCTTACAATGAAACTTTTGTTCCTAAGCTTTTTGAAGTTCTGTTTTGCGCTGGTGCTCCAAGcttaatttaattcataatatatACTTGTAAAAGTACTTGCTGTCACCAGCATGCTCTAATTTATCGAGATTTCAAAATAACACacatatgtatgtatgcataTCAGTTGGGTCTCCAAATTGTGGTTGCAACCAATTGtacatctctttttctttttttctttttttttttgaagattcttaaattccaaaaatcAATTAGGCCActtttggtttgcggaataagTCCCCGGaatggaatgactattccatggGAATAACTATCTTTTGTTTGACTGCACCCATTTTTAGGTATAGCTATTTCTAtgggaatattttttttatttggatttgaaaaaaaaaataatgtaggtttttatttttattttatatataattttattttttaattcagtgtttttagtgattttggttcaattccatTGACAACATATGTGTTGtcaccaaactaaggaatatgaataactatttcatcACCATCTTTCATTCCTAgtaataattattcatttttctaattgaatatcCATTCTATGTACCAAACATAGAAACAAGATATAATTAATCTCATTCATTGTATCtttgatcaaattttgaaacaaaGAGTCTCCAatcattttgttttatcttgttaaagtattaattaagtgattgaatttgttatttcttattaacttaagtttttaagataactaatgatttaacatggtatcagagtagAGATCATGAGTTCGATCTATGATTCCATAGTTTACCCCATGAAAATTTCATGTTAAATATTCAACGTGTTGGGCATTACTTGTTGAGGGGGTGTTCGAGCTCACACGTGAGGAAAAATGTTAAAGCattaatgaaatgattaaatttaccattttctaCCTACTTAAGGTTCTAAGATAATTGATATTTAACATATCTCAAAGATTCAACATTGTTGTTTTAATctcccttcctctctctctctctctctctctctcacaatgTAAGTTATGACATGTTTCTCAATCTCTTGTggagaaaactttatttttgtttcatttttaaaactttaCTCATGTTTTCATACGAAATACGACTGGTTTACGAAAGTATGAAGGTGTTCGATATAGTACTATGaccatgtctttttttttttcttttttttttttgtgaccaAAAGCCTGGtttccttattaattaaaatcttTCCTCTATAAGTTGTTATTACAACAACTAAGGCCTTGATGTTAGACATAACTAATTAGCTCTATATCTTAATAgcatgttagtttttttttccttagatggaaattttatcttctttttttttttttttttttttttttaatgtttcttttCTAATCAAGATTAACAGCTGCTTTAAGCTTGAGAGCTTACAACCATCCTTTATGGCTATTACAACAACTAAGGCCTTGTTGTTAGACATAACTAATTAGCTCTATATCTTAATAGcatgctagttttttttttttcttagatggaaattttgtctttttttttttgtttcttttctaaTCAAGATTAACAACTTCTTTAAGCTTGAGAGTTTACAGCCATCCTTTATGGCTACCTATGGTTTTCTACTAATTTAGATTAACACTTAATCTTATCATAACATTGACATAAGACTACACTAACTTATATATCTTGAAAATATACAGCTAACAATCATGCGAATGATTGTTCTTGGTCACACATTATTCAATCAAATTCATACACTGTAAATAAATATCTTACCCGAgtccacattttgaaaaaaatgagaattgaAAATAGTTGGTCACAATGCAAACTTTTATTGTTACTTTATCCAAGTTAAAACCAGTAAAATATATAGGTACGTACTATTTATCATTTGCTTATTATTTTCATGTCCAAGCTGTTTTTTTGAGCTCTTAAATATTATTACATTGCATAAATTTTATGaagtgtttgtttttgttaggcttaaacaacataaacttaaaatttgaatatatacaattataaataatgaaaagaaacttGTGGGAGACATTGGCTACAAGCAGTTTTAGCATGTTCCACATGTACGATTTCTCACATGTGAGGCAAATATTTCACTGTGAGCACGTGCATTTAAATTTTACCTTGAGCTCTACTGCCCTTTTTGACTTGGTTGCTTAAATGGCAGGTGTTGTTCTGTAGCTGAAACACAGAAGGGAAATAATGATACATTTTGCGTCAATGTCACAATAGCTGAGATCTCCAAGAATTCTTCTTTACAATTGGATACAGTTCGACAGTCAGTCATACCTTTCCTTCTTGGAGCTGTTGTTAAAGGTTGGTATGCATTAGGGCATCTCTTTAGTCTTGCTTTGGTGTTTCCGTTTCTATAggttaaattactttttttttttaatctatttattGTTTGCTGAGTGTATCATTTATGCTTGATATGACTTATTTATTCTAATTACTGAATTTTCTAAAATGTTCTGTAGGTTACCCTGAGATCAAGAAGGTGGATATTTTGTGGCATGATCTGCCTAATCTATCAAGTTGTCGTCATAGTTCTTGTGGTGAACTATACTTGAGGGTTTCTATGTCAGGAGACTCTTATAGAACAAATCTCTGGAGTTTGCTTAAGAATGACTGTCTACAAATAATGGATATGATCGATTGGTCAAGAAGTCATCCAGATAATGTTCATGATTTCTGTTTGGCCTATGGAATAGATGCTGGATGgaaatattttctcaatgtgcgTTCCCTCCACTAAAGTTTGTTTCTTCTGGAACACCCAGGAGTTGCATTCAAGGTTCATGGAAACTGTTACttatttttaaccattttcatGCGCAGAGGCTGGAATCTGCAATATCTGATACTGGCAAGTCTATACTTCCTCGGCATTTGCTGCTTGTTGCTGATAGTCTATCAGCTACAGGAGAGTTTGTTGGCTTGAATGCAAAAGGCATTGCACAACATAGAGAACATGCATCTGTCTCGTCACCCTTTATGCAAGCGTGTTTCTCTGTTAGTTCTCATATACGTTTGTCTTTAATTTGGTATTGCTATTACTTTTCAAATTAAGGAAATTATGTGTTGTGTTCTGTTACTTGTGCAGAGCCCTGGTGCGTGCTTTATTAAAGCTGCTAAGGCTGGTGTTGTGGATGATCTTAAGGGTAACCTTGATGCATTGGCATGGGGAAAGGTTATTCCTACAGGGACTGGTGGTcactttgatattatatattctgGGAAGGTAGATAATGTGTTGGtatccttcctttttcttttgttcttcacTAGGATGCTAGACAAGGACTTCCTAGTAGATTATATATCCTAGCAAATTCTTGATGAAGCATGTTTAACTGCGGAATTCTGATGGATCCTGTGCCTTGATAAgcttttttgagataaatttgaGAAGTTGTGGCATGTTGATTTTTATTCAACGCTTGTATTAAAATCAAGTTGTGTTATTACCTTCAAGGCTTTTTGAGATGCAATTATGATTCCCTAAATGAGGACAGCTTTGCTAAGCATTCCTGTCTagccgttttcattttttctcttgCATCCCTGTCACTAAATTGATCAGTCTTCTTTAACAGACAAATATACAAAGTGAAACTCAACCAACTCTATGGACTGTATTCACTAGGATTCTTATACTTTTAATCATGCCTATATTGCCATTGCATTTTTTGTCTTCCAATGATCTAATCCTTTCAATCACATTAATCAGGGGAATGAGGTTTTGAAGCCTGTAGATGTTTATAATCTTTGGGGCAGCAAAATTATTTCTGATGAACAGAATATACAGATCAAAATGCCTGTTATACACAAAAGTATGTCTGACAAATGTGATGCTCAATTTGCCTACAAGCATGGCGATCTTGTACCAAAAGGACTTAAAAAGTCAGAAATATCAAAAACACTCTTAAGAAGTTTTTTGACAGCAAATGATATTCTGAATTGGGCCCATGGATTGAGGGTTCTACTGCACAAGTAAGTTAAGACCTCCAATGATTCTCCTCTTTTTTAGCCTTGTATATTGTGCTGCATTCTCTCATGCTACTCTTAGTGGCTCCTTAATAATTTATGAGTGGTGAttttttgtcaatatttttttacttgtcATTATCCATCTTCCTAGCTCAATGGGACTCTCAACTAAAACAATGTCtgtgtttttcaaatttaatggcATCACCTAGTAAGActctcatattgaaaaatagttttagtaaaaaaaattctatatcGATTTTAATACATTAATTCAAGTCACTGACGTCTTAGAGAGTTCTTACCATCAGTAAAAGGC
This genomic interval from Corylus avellana chromosome ca3, CavTom2PMs-1.0 contains the following:
- the LOC132174963 gene encoding DNA-directed RNA polymerase IV subunit 1 isoform X1, which translates into the protein MDYDLHEEQQVPPGLLTGISFNFSTQTDIEKISVIAIDAVSEVTDPKLGLPNPSSQCSTCGAHDLKYCEGHFGVIKFPFTILHPYYLSEVVKILNRICPGCKSVRQEVKVKGGNSVSSHPQPKSCKYCTGKSIEWYPTVKFKVSSTELFRNSAIIAEVNEKLPKKFQKKNFRGLPADFWDFIPKDEQQEESCLKPNRRVLSHAQVHYLLDDIDPKLIKKFVLRTDSLFLNCFPVTPNCHRVTEVTHAFSNGQRLIFDERTRAYKKLVDFRGIANELGSRALDCLKISKLSSDVSSNKDLVYGQQTKGADPSHSSGLRWMKDVVLGKRSDHCFRMVVVGDPHIKLSEIGIPCHVAERLHISERLNRWNFDKLSDCCRLCFIEKGEVYVRRKGILVRVRRITELQIGDTIYRPLNDGDIVLINRPPSIHKHSLIALCVKILPVTSVLSINPLCCSPFRGDFDGDCLHGYVPQSIDARVELSELVGLDKQLINGQSGRNLLSLSHDSLTAAHLVMEDGVLLNLFQMQQLQMFCPHQLLSPAVVKVPSLNSFVWTGKQLFSMLLPQGFDYVFPSNGVYISNGELLSSEGSFWLRDNNSNLFQSLVKHCQGKVLDFLYTAQEVLCEWLSMRGLSVSLLDLYLSSDSCSWKNMMDEIRCGLQEADQTCNFKQLMLDSCRDFLVEGGEENAVVLDVERLCFEKQKSAALSQASVDAFKQVFRDIQNLVYKYAGKDNSLLTMFKAGSKGNLLKLVQHSMCLGLQHSLVRLSFRIPHQLSCAAWNNQKELGSVQKVDDTPEHTRSYIPYAVVENSFITGLNPLECFVHSVTSRDSSFSDNADLPGTLNRRLMFLMRDLYTAYDGTVRNAYGNQLIQFSYDSKKDASTPNSSTDDLFGGSVDAHDGIGGQPVGSFSASAISEAAYSALDQPISLLETSPLLNLKNVLESGSKKRKTDRTMSIFLSKKLGRRRHGLEYGALEVKNHLERLIFSDIVSTVMIIFSPQTCSKMHFSPWVCHFHICKEIVRRRGLKVHSVINSLYRRCNSSRTESKLNLSKAQITSKCCSVAETQKGNNDTFCVNVTIAEISKNSSLQLDTVRQSVIPFLLGAVVKGYPEIKKVDILWHDLPNLSSCRHSSCGELYLRVSMSGDSYRTNLWSLLKNDCLQIMDMIDWSRSHPDNVHDFCLAYGIDAGWKYFLNRLESAISDTGKSILPRHLLLVADSLSATGEFVGLNAKGIAQHREHASVSSPFMQACFSSPGACFIKAAKAGVVDDLKGNLDALAWGKVIPTGTGGHFDIIYSGKGNEVLKPVDVYNLWGSKIISDEQNIQIKMPVIHKSMSDKCDAQFAYKHGDLVPKGLKKSEISKTLLRSFLTANDILNWAHGLRVLLHKYPINHSLDEKDKSALMRALYFHPRRDEKIGSGAQDIKIGCHHKHQNTRCFEVVRMDGTVEDFSYHKCVLAALEIVDPRRAKIYKSKWLQRSTA